One genomic segment of Streptomyces liangshanensis includes these proteins:
- a CDS encoding DUF4193 domain-containing protein: MATDYDTPRKTDDDVDQDSLEELKARRNDKSTSAVDVDEFEQAEGLELPGADLSNEELSVRVLPRQADEFTCMSCFLVHHRSQLAREKNGQPICRDCD; this comes from the coding sequence ATGGCAACGGATTACGACACCCCACGCAAGACCGATGACGACGTCGATCAGGACAGCCTTGAGGAACTGAAGGCCCGTCGGAACGACAAGTCGACCTCAGCGGTCGACGTCGACGAGTTCGAGCAGGCTGAAGGCCTGGAGCTGCCCGGCGCGGATCTCTCCAACGAGGAGCTTTCCGTCCGCGTGCTGCCCCGTCAGGCCGACGAGTTCACCTGCATGAGCTGCTTCCTGGTGCACCACCGCAGCCAGTTGGCCAGGGAGAAGAACGGTCAGCCGATCTGCCGCGACTGCGACTAG